Proteins encoded by one window of Desulfobacterales bacterium:
- the nth gene encoding endonuclease III translates to MTRHKSTAKQINRILKAAYPEVKTQLHCRNPFELLVATILSAQCTDNQVNAVTATLFQKLSSPADFAAAPLDKIEALIRPTGYFRNKAKNIKNCSRMLIERYNGKVPGRLDELVTLPGVGRKTANVVLGAAFGIPGIVVDTHVGRISQRLGLTDNSDPVKIEFDLMKLFPQSDWSDFSLRLIFFGRETCKARKPLCPACPLHDLCTYPDKTL, encoded by the coding sequence ATGACCCGACACAAATCCACAGCGAAACAAATTAATAGAATACTAAAAGCCGCCTATCCAGAAGTCAAGACACAACTCCATTGCCGCAACCCGTTTGAACTGCTGGTGGCAACCATACTATCGGCCCAATGCACGGATAACCAGGTCAATGCCGTAACCGCAACCCTTTTTCAAAAGCTGAGTTCACCGGCGGATTTTGCCGCTGCGCCGCTGGATAAAATTGAAGCCTTAATACGGCCCACGGGTTATTTTCGCAATAAAGCCAAAAATATCAAAAATTGCAGCCGGATGCTGATTGAAAGATATAACGGCAAAGTCCCCGGCCGCCTGGATGAACTGGTAACACTCCCCGGTGTCGGCCGCAAAACAGCGAATGTCGTTTTAGGTGCTGCTTTCGGTATTCCGGGAATTGTCGTCGACACCCATGTCGGCCGAATATCCCAACGCCTGGGACTTACAGACAACAGCGATCCGGTCAAGATCGAATTTGATCTGATGAAATTATTTCCGCAAAGCGACTGGAGTGATTTTTCTTTACGCCTGATTTTCTTTGGCAGGGAAACCTGCAAAGCCCGAAAACCCCTCTGCCCCGCTTGTCCGCTCCACGATTTGTGCACATACCCGGATAAGACATTGTAA
- a CDS encoding tRNA 4-thiouridine(8) synthase ThiI: MNALQKKASALGLCSGGLDSRLAALVLRNQGIEVEWITFSTPFFSSDKAQQASQLLNIPLRVKNITQTYLKMLKNPHCGFGKQMNPCLDCHALMFREAGAIMKAEKFDFLFSGEVLGQRPMSQTKASLRYVEKNSGFEGYILRPLSAKRLTETIPEQEGLVDRERLLDISGRSRKRQIQLAAEFGVKDYPAPAGGCLLTDKNFSIRLKDLFRHQEKTDEAELELLKYGRHFRVDRTTKIIVGRTQSDNENIEKHFNPDQDAIITLVDFPSPSVLVSNHHRRDVIILAASVCAGYSKVAEFTPVTANVKTPHCQETIQVLAIRPAEVSHLLI, encoded by the coding sequence ATGAATGCGTTACAAAAAAAAGCAAGCGCATTGGGGCTGTGTTCCGGCGGTCTTGACAGCCGGCTGGCGGCGCTGGTCTTGCGAAATCAGGGGATAGAAGTTGAATGGATCACATTCAGCACCCCCTTTTTTTCATCTGACAAGGCTCAGCAGGCGTCCCAATTGCTGAACATTCCCTTGCGGGTAAAGAATATTACGCAGACCTACCTTAAAATGCTGAAAAACCCCCACTGCGGGTTCGGGAAACAGATGAATCCCTGCCTGGATTGCCATGCCTTAATGTTCAGGGAAGCCGGGGCAATCATGAAAGCCGAAAAATTCGATTTTCTTTTTAGCGGCGAAGTGCTGGGTCAGCGGCCCATGTCCCAAACAAAAGCGTCTCTTCGTTATGTTGAAAAAAATTCCGGGTTCGAAGGCTATATTTTGCGTCCCCTGAGTGCCAAAAGGCTAACGGAAACAATTCCGGAGCAGGAAGGCCTCGTAGACAGAGAGCGGTTGCTTGATATTTCCGGCAGGTCCCGCAAGCGCCAAATACAACTTGCGGCTGAATTCGGAGTGAAAGATTATCCGGCCCCGGCCGGCGGCTGTTTGCTGACGGATAAAAATTTTTCAATACGACTCAAGGATCTGTTTAGACACCAGGAAAAGACCGATGAGGCTGAACTCGAACTCCTAAAATATGGCCGCCATTTTCGCGTGGATCGGACCACAAAAATAATCGTCGGGCGGACACAAAGTGACAATGAAAATATCGAAAAGCATTTCAATCCCGATCAGGATGCCATTATAACGCTGGTCGATTTTCCCAGTCCGAGTGTGCTGGTATCCAATCATCACCGCAGGGATGTCATTATCCTGGCGGCATCTGTTTGCGCCGGATACAGCAAGGTAGCAGAATTTACACCGGTGACGGCAAACGTGAAAACGCCCCATTGCCAGGAAACCATTCAAGTGCTTGCGATCAGACCGGCAGAAGTCAGCCATCTTCTGATTTAG